The sequence below is a genomic window from Cobetia sp. cqz5-12.
TTCCTCATGACAAGCACAGTGAGATACGCCCGATGAAATGGTTCTCGCACAACCCTTACTTCACCTACCTGCACCGCCAGCGCCTGCACATCCTGCGCGTGACCGTCGCCCTGACGCTGTGCTTTTCCATCATCGAGCTGTTCAGCCTGCCGCACAGTTCCTGGGCATTGGTCAGCACCGTGATGGTCATGGGCAATCTGCCTCACGTCGGCGGTGTCATCGACAAGGGCTGGCAACGACTGGTCGGCACTCTGCTTGGCGGCCTGTGGGGCCTGATATTGATTCTGGTCGCCGAGCCGCTGCCGGGCGTGGTGCCCTTCTGGAGCATCGTCGGCATCGCCCTGGCGCTGAATGCCACCTTCAGCAACCGCTATGGCTACAGCTCGTTGCTGTTCTGCGTCACCCTGCTGATGGTGATCGGTGATGGCAATCATGATCTCGGCATCGGGCTGTGGCGTGTCTTCAATGTGGTGCTGGGGACCCTGATCAGCATCGTGGTCAGCATGGTGCTGCTGCCCCAGAAGGCGACAGACGTGTTCCGCTTCCTGCTGGCCGACAATCTCGACAAGCTGGCACGCCTCTACCACGGCCATACCAAGGCCGAGCGTGAAGGCGTCAATGAGGGGCTTGCGCTGGTGCGTGCCACCTCGGCACAACTGGTCAAACAGCGCGGGCTGGTCGATGCCGTCGCTCAGGAAGGCCGCATCAATCGTGCCGACATCGAGGAAATCCTGTCCTTCGAGCGCCGTATGATCTCGACCATCGAACTGCTGCAGGAAACCCACTGGAATACCCGCGAAGGACATGAATTCATCGAGGGGCTGGATGGCCTGCGCGATGCTCAGCACCGTCTGGCCCGCGCCCTGGGGACCCTGGCCTTCCAGGTGCGCACCGGCCAGAGCATCGAACTGACGGTGACGCCCTTCGACCTGCAACGCTATGCCGATGTCCGCAATGTCGAGAGCCGCAAAGGCCGCGCGCTGTTCAGCCCGGCAGGCTATCTGTGGCTCAACCGCGAGCTGGCACGCCTGACCGAAGCCCTGGGCGAGCGCCTGGCCTTGCTGGAGCGTCTGCCGAGTCAGCGCCTTCAGCGCCGTCTGCCGGGCCATGGCCTAATCAGTGATGCGCGCCGTCTGTTCCTGCCGGAAGACCCGACACCGGGCGATACGGCAGCTCCCACCAGACGCGAGAACAGTGCTGGCGAGCAACACTCTTCGGTCGGCAGAGCGCCGGCGGGTGATGACAGCATCAGTGACGACAGCAGCCGTGATGAGCCAGACCACCACGACAGGCGCCAGCCGGACTCGACCGGCGATGAGACTGCCAGGAAAGACACATGAACTCAGTATCCGGAGTGACTCCCGCAAGCCGGCACGACGTGCTGATCGTCGGTGGCGGCGCGGCAGGTTTGACCCTGGCACTCAGCCTCGCCAATCGCCTGCCCCCCGGCCCGCGCACCCGCCGCGTCACGCTGTTGCGTCCGGCGCGTGAGGCACAGGGTGCCAGCCGCTGGGCGCAGGGCGGTATCGCGGCGGTACTGGCGCCCGAGGACGATGTGGAGTCCCATGTCGCCGACACCCTGATTGCCGGCGATGGCCTGTGCAACGAGCGTGCGGTGCGCTTCACCGTCGGTCACTCGCGGGAAGCCATCGAATGGTTGATCGCGCTTGGCGTGCCCTTCACCCCGGCCGATGCCAACGCCAGCTACCCCTTCCACCTCACCCGTGAAGGGGGGCATGGTCGCCGCCGCATCATTCACGCCGCCGACGCCACCGGGCGGGCGCTGCTCGATACGCTCAGTGCCCATGTCGAAGCTCACCCGGACATCGAAATTCTCGAGGACCTGTTGGCCGTGGACATCGCGGTCAACGCTGGCCACGCCAGTGGCCTGTGGGTGATGGACGGCACGGGCCAGCGTCAGTGGCTGGCGGCCAATGATCTGGTACTGGCCACCGGCGGTGCCAGCGGCCTGTTCGCTCACGCCACCAGCCCGAGCGCCAGCGTCGGTGATGGCATGGCGATGGCGACCCGCGCCGGGGCCAGCCTGATGAACCTGGAGTTCCAGCAGTTTCATCCCACCTGCCTGTATGACCCTGATGGGACGCCCTTCCTGATCTCCGAGGCGGTGCGGGGCGAAGGGGGACTGCTGCTGCGCCCGGATGGGCATCGCTTCATGGCCGATCATGATCCGCGCCTGGAGCTTGCGCCGCGTGATGTCGTGGCACGTGCCATCCTCGCCGAGATGCGTACGCATGACCTCGAGCATGTCTGTCTGGATATCAGCGCGCTGGGGGCCGAGGCGATCGAGCATCACTTCCCGACCATCGCCGAGCACTGCCTGGCGCGCGGGATCGATATTCGTCATGCACCGATTCCCGTCGTTCCTGCTGCCCACTACAGCTGCGGCGGCATCGCCACCGGGCTGGATGGTGCCAGCGACCTGCCCGGCCTGTGGGCCATCGGCGAAGTCGCCTGCACGGGCCTGCACGGCGCCAATCGCATGGCCAGCAACTCGCTTCTCGAGTGCCTTGTGCAGGCGCGAGCCTGTGGTGAAGCACTGGGGCAGCCGCGCCGCGCCGACGAGCCACGCCTGATGAGCACGCTCGACTCGCTGATGCCGCAACACGCCGCCCTGCTCACGCAGCTTGCAGACAATGGTCAGGTCTGGCGCTGCGTGATGCGTCTGAGTGCCGATGAGGCGCGCACGCGCCTGCACAGCTTGCGCCAGCTGATGAGTCTGCAGGCGGGCATCGAGCGCAGCCAGCACGGCCTGAGGGAGGCGTTGAAGCAGATAGCACAGTGGGTCTCGCTCGAGGCGGGGCAAACGGCGCAGACCATCGAGCCGCACAGGCAAGCTTCAGCGCCGCGTGCAGGGCTCGATCATCTAGCGCTCTATCAGGCCTTGACGCTGGCACCGCTGCTGCTGCTCTGCGCCCATCAGCGCCATGAGTCACGTGGCCTGCACTTCATTCGCGACTTCCCGATGCCAGCGCCGCGCGCCCGCGATAGCGTCATTCGCCTCTCGGCCTTTGCGGCCGCGACCTGAGCGGCTCATGCGAAACGCCATGAGAAGAACCATGAGCAAGCTCAGCCTGGGCGGGAGCCCTGGGCAGCGACGCGCCGCAGGGTCTCCAACGACGGCGGCTGACGCGGCAAGCCATGTGGCAAGGGTGGCCACAGCAGCCACAGGCGCAGCTGGTGCAGGTCTTCGCTGGAAGCACTATCCGGCCACAGCCATACCCGCTGCGTTTTCAGGGGCTGCTGGTCCGCGCCCTGCTGTCTCAAGCCCGGCTGACTCAAGCCCGGTTGCCTCAAACCCTGAGCCCCCATCCCCGGTGGCCCAACACCCCGCGGCGAGATCTCGAGCCCGATCAGGCGCGGTGAGCACCATAGGCAGCGCACATTGACGGGCTGCCAGCTGCGTGAGGCACCATCGGCCCACCACCAGCAGAGCTGCATCTCCGGGTGACGATGGCGCGCCTCTGACGCAGGCGCGATGTCGCTGGCTTCGCTCTCTGCTTCGGTCTCGGCTTCAGCCTCGTTCTCCGGTGGCTGGCCACCGCTGGCAAGCGCCGCATCGGCGCAGAGGCTGCCCCCCAGGGCCAGCCAGACTCGCGCCTCGGGGTCCTTGAGACGCCGCCGAGCCTGGCGCCACCACGACACCAGCTCGCCAGCCTGCAACAGCCAGCCCAGCCCCATCACGCTCAGCAGCGCCATGATGCCATCCGGCAGCTGAGCGCCCCCCTCAAACGCACAATGCCCCGCCTCGAAAGGCAGGGCATTGCGAAGATATTGCCACTGACAGGTCCACCACGTACTGACAATGAACTGGCCAGTCGCCAGCTCGGCAAGCCAGACCCACAAGGCGAGACTCGCCGCCAACAGCCCGACACGCAGGCTGGCGTGGGTCGCGAACGCCTGTCTAGAGGCCCTTGAACTGATCGCGCTCGCCATTCTCGGCATTGGCGATCACCATATTGATCAGGCGCTGGTACTCGGCATTGCCGCACGGGTCGCGCTTCATCAGCCACACGAAGAGGTCCTGGTCCTCTTCGGCCAGCAGCTGCACATAGAGCGCCTTGTCGTCTTCGCTCAAGGCGTCGAAACGCTGCTCCAGAAACGGCAACAGCAGCAGATCGAGCTCCCACATGCCGCGACGCGAATGCCAATGAAGCCGCTTGCGAATCACATCTTCCATTGCCTGAACCTCAGTCGTCACATCAATGCGCGCAGTATACCCGAGGGGGGCGTCAGCGGCATCCGTTGACCCGTTGCTCGGGCAGGAATTGGCAATCCGTGCCGTGATCGGCAATGATGTCCCTAGTGCGTTGTTTTCTCAGGATTTGCCCATTATGCTGAGGAGATAACAATCACAAGGATGCGTGTGCCTGTCCGGTGACAAGAGGTCGCCCGGCTGCCGCATCACGAACGCCTTTCGCGAGAAAGGCGCAGGCATGGAGAGATCCGATGACCAAGTCCGAGCTGATCGAACAGATAGCCATGCGACAGCCTGAGTTGTCGCTCAAGGATGTAGAGGCCGCGGTTCGCATCATCCTCGATGATGTGACAGACGCCCTGGCCCACGGCGGTCGCGTGGAGATTCGCGGTTTCGGCAGCTTCTCGCTGCACTACCGTGAGCCACGACTGGGGCGCAACCCCAAGACCGGTGAGCCGGTGGATCTGGATGGCAAGTTCGTCCCCCACTTCAAGCCCGGCAAGGAGCTGCGCGAACAGGTCGATGCCAGTCGCGCCCTGGGGTATTGACGATAGGCGACTGACTGACAGTGCTTGAGGCGACAGCACTACAGACGGCGCAGCTGACTGACAGCGCTGCCCGCAGATGAAGACCCGGCGTGACGGGGCCGGCTGTCTCAGCGCCGGCCGACATCTGCCCAAGCCGTCATGCCAGAGACGACAGCCACCCACCTCACGGCGTCGCCGCCAAGACTCGCACGATGGGCAGTGATACACTCGCTCCCAGATGATTCACGACTGCATTTCATGACAAGGAAACCGTTATGCGTTGGCTAAAAGGTCTCGTTCTGGCCGTGATCCTGCTGATCGTCCTGCTGGTCGGTATTCTCTTCGCCGTTCACAACCAGCAAGCCGTGCCCCTCGACCTCATCTGGGTAGAGCTGCCTGCTGCGTCCCTTTCCATGTGGCTGCTGTTCTCGCTGGCCGTCGGCGTCGTGCTTGGCATGGTCGCGATGACAGGCATGTACCTGCGCCTGCGCACGCTGTTGACCCGTGCCCAGCGTCGCAACCAGCAGCAACGCAAGGAACTGGACCAACTGCGCATCCAGGAGATCAAGGAAGTGGCATAAATGCCTGATCTGATATTGCTGGGATTGCTGATGGCGGCCATCGCCATCGGATTCTGGCTGGGGCGGCGTGATCGTCGCCCCGATGAACAAGCACCGGCTCCTGCCACCCTGTCCCGCGACTACTTCGTCGGCCTCAATCATCTGCTCAACGAGCAGCCTGATCGCGCCATCGAAACCTTCGTTCAGGCCTTGGAAGTCAACAGCGACACCGTCGATACCCACATCGCGTTGGGCAATCTCTATCGCAGTCGCGGCGAAGTCGATCGTGCCGTCAAGATTCACCAGAACCTGCTGGCCCGCCCTGCCCTGGATAGCGAACAGGGCGAGCGTGTCCAGCTGGAACTGGCCCGCGACTTCATGCGCAGCGGTGTCTATGACCGCGCCGAGAAGCTGCTGGAAACCCTCCTCAAGCAGGCGCAGCACGACAGCCATCGGCGTGCCGGCCGCCGCCTGTTGATCGACCTACTCGAACGGGAACGCGAATGGGAGGCCGCACTCGAAGTCGCCCACGCCATCCTGCGTCAGGAAGGCGGTATCCGGCGCGCAGCAGCCCATTGGCACTGCGAACTGGCCGCGCTGGATATCGCCGAAGGTAGCCAGGCGATGGCCCGCAAGCGCCTCAAGCAGGCGCTCTCCACCGATGAGAAATGCGTACGCGCCAACTGGATGCTGGCCGAGATCGAATTCGATCATGCCAACTACAAGCAGTGCATCCGCCTGCTGCAACGCATTCCACGTCAGGATACCGGCTTCACCCCCATCATCCTCGAGCCACTGGGCAACGCCTTTCGCATGCTAGATGATGAGAGTGGCCTGGTACGCCTGCTGCATCAGGAAGTCGAGCGCGCACCCTACACCACGACGGTCATCAGCCTTGCGCAATTGATCGAGCGCCGCGAGGGTGTCGAGGCCGCCGCCAGCTTCGCCAGTGAGCAGCTGCATCGCCACCCCAGCCTGCGTGGCGTCGATTACCTGCTCGATCTCTACCTGCTGGATGCTGACGAGCGCGAGACCGAGCGTTTCAATCTGCTCAAGCGCCACACCCAGCAACTGATCCAGGCACGCCCTCGCCATCGTTGTCATCGCTGTGGCTTCGAAGCCTCGATGCTACTCTGGCAATGCCCGAAGTGCCGCCACTGGGGCACGGTCAAGCCGATCACCGGTCTGGAAGGCGAGTAACGGCGCCAACTGGCACACAGCTACCAGCAGACAGACAGCGCATAGACACTAGAACGAAAAGCCCCCTGCAGCATGCTGCAGGGGGCTTTTTCATGCCGCTTTGATGACTTCCGGGCAGCGCCATCGAGCTGACGCTACCGATCACATCAGCCCTGTTCGGTGGCACGCTCGCGCAGGCGCGGCGAGAGCAGCTCGCCCACGAGACAGGCCACCAGGATGACGGCCACGAAATACGGCCAGTCGCCGAATGACAGCGTTGCAACACCCAGAGCATCGACGAAGATGGCCAGGATACAGACCGGGCTGACATAGCGGATCATGAACAGCCACAGACGATAGCCGGCGTCGCTCAGGTTCAACTCATCACGCAGCATGCTGCTCTTGAAGACGAAGCCGGCCAGCAGTGCCATGGCGATGCCACCGATCGGCATCATCCAGCGTGAGGTAAGGTAATCGAGCCAGTCGAAGAAGTGCTTGTCGGCCAGCGTCCAGTCCGCGCCGAGATTGAACGACAACATGGCGAACATCGCCACCAGCCACAGCACGCTACCGGCCAGCCATGAGGCCTTGGTGCGGCTCATGTTGCGGTTCTCGCTCAGCCAGGCGACGGTCGCCTCGATCATCGAGATGGCGGAGGTCAGGGCGGCGATCGAGAGCATGGCGAAGAACAGCACCCCGAACAGCTGCCCGAAGGGCATCTGGTTGAAGGCCACCGGCAGACTCATGAAGATCAGCCCCGGCCCGGAGGACGGGTCCATGCCATTGGCGAAGATGATCGGGAAGATCGCCAGACCCGCCATCAGCGCCACCAGGGTATCGGCAATCGCCACCGTGAAGGTGGTACGGGCGATGGAAGTGCCCGACGGCAGGTAGGAGCCGTAGGTGAGGATGGCGCCGGAGGCCAGCGACAGGGTAAAGAAGGCATGTCCCAGCGCGGCCAGCACCCCTTCACTGCTCAAGCGGGTGACATCGAAATCGAACAGGAAGTGGAAGCCTTTCGAGAAGTTGCCCGAGGTCAGGGCATAGCCGATCATGATCAGCAGCATGATCACCATGCCCGGCATCATCCAGCGCACGCTCTTCTCGACACCTTCCTGCACCCCGCGCCCGACGATCAGCATCGTCACCACCGTCACCAGCGTGGCCCAGCCACCCAGCGCCCAGGGGTTGGCGTTGCCGGCCTCGAAGATGGCACCCAGCTCCGCGACGCTGTGTCCGGACAGCGCGCCACTGGCCATTTTCCACAGGTAACTGAACGACCACCCCGCCACCACGACATAGAACGACAGGATCATGAAGCCGGCCAGCATCGCGATCCAGCCGAAGACCTTCCACAGGGGACTGGCTCCCGCTTCACGCGCCAGATTGGCAATCGCCTCGATGGGGCTGCCGCGCCCGCGCCGCCCGAAGGCGATCTCGGCCATCATCACGGGCACGCCTACGGCGAGAATGCAGGCCAGATACACCAGCACGAAGGCGCCACCGCCGTACTCACCGGTGATATAGGGAAACTTCCAGATATTGCCCAGCCCTACCGCGGAACCGGTTGCTGCAAGGATGAAGCCCCAGCGACTGATCCAGAGATTCTTGGGTTGCTGTCTTGCCGTCATGGAATACCTTACGAGTTATTGTTGTGAGCCAGTGGTGATCGACGCAACGCCTGGCCGTCTTGGGTGCTCACACAGACCATTTTACTGATGTGAAGCATGTTCGTCCGCGATTCCCATCGAGAATCACCGCGATTCCTTCACAAATCCTCTGGGGAGACACCATCACCACACGACGGCAGTTACTCTACATTAGATACTTGAAGTTGGTAACATTTGAAACGATACCTGCCTCCCAGATCTGACAAGTCACCTCGTCTGAGATGTACGGTGCCGCAAAAGAACCCGACATCACCACATCACTGGAGTAGGCTCTTTCAAGAGACGCCGACCAAGACGACCCGGCCAACGCATATCTGGTCGAAGAACATCTGGTCGGAGAATGCCTGGTCGAAGAATGCCTGGACAAAGA
It includes:
- a CDS encoding sodium-dependent transporter, with protein sequence MTARQQPKNLWISRWGFILAATGSAVGLGNIWKFPYITGEYGGGAFVLVYLACILAVGVPVMMAEIAFGRRGRGSPIEAIANLAREAGASPLWKVFGWIAMLAGFMILSFYVVVAGWSFSYLWKMASGALSGHSVAELGAIFEAGNANPWALGGWATLVTVVTMLIVGRGVQEGVEKSVRWMMPGMVIMLLIMIGYALTSGNFSKGFHFLFDFDVTRLSSEGVLAALGHAFFTLSLASGAILTYGSYLPSGTSIARTTFTVAIADTLVALMAGLAIFPIIFANGMDPSSGPGLIFMSLPVAFNQMPFGQLFGVLFFAMLSIAALTSAISMIEATVAWLSENRNMSRTKASWLAGSVLWLVAMFAMLSFNLGADWTLADKHFFDWLDYLTSRWMMPIGGIAMALLAGFVFKSSMLRDELNLSDAGYRLWLFMIRYVSPVCILAIFVDALGVATLSFGDWPYFVAVILVACLVGELLSPRLRERATEQG
- a CDS encoding FAD assembly factor SdhE — protein: MEDVIRKRLHWHSRRGMWELDLLLLPFLEQRFDALSEDDKALYVQLLAEEDQDLFVWLMKRDPCGNAEYQRLINMVIANAENGERDQFKGL
- the nadB gene encoding L-aspartate oxidase — encoded protein: MNSVSGVTPASRHDVLIVGGGAAGLTLALSLANRLPPGPRTRRVTLLRPAREAQGASRWAQGGIAAVLAPEDDVESHVADTLIAGDGLCNERAVRFTVGHSREAIEWLIALGVPFTPADANASYPFHLTREGGHGRRRIIHAADATGRALLDTLSAHVEAHPDIEILEDLLAVDIAVNAGHASGLWVMDGTGQRQWLAANDLVLATGGASGLFAHATSPSASVGDGMAMATRAGASLMNLEFQQFHPTCLYDPDGTPFLISEAVRGEGGLLLRPDGHRFMADHDPRLELAPRDVVARAILAEMRTHDLEHVCLDISALGAEAIEHHFPTIAEHCLARGIDIRHAPIPVVPAAHYSCGGIATGLDGASDLPGLWAIGEVACTGLHGANRMASNSLLECLVQARACGEALGQPRRADEPRLMSTLDSLMPQHAALLTQLADNGQVWRCVMRLSADEARTRLHSLRQLMSLQAGIERSQHGLREALKQIAQWVSLEAGQTAQTIEPHRQASAPRAGLDHLALYQALTLAPLLLLCAHQRHESRGLHFIRDFPMPAPRARDSVIRLSAFAAAT
- the lapB gene encoding lipopolysaccharide assembly protein LapB, with protein sequence MPDLILLGLLMAAIAIGFWLGRRDRRPDEQAPAPATLSRDYFVGLNHLLNEQPDRAIETFVQALEVNSDTVDTHIALGNLYRSRGEVDRAVKIHQNLLARPALDSEQGERVQLELARDFMRSGVYDRAEKLLETLLKQAQHDSHRRAGRRLLIDLLEREREWEAALEVAHAILRQEGGIRRAAAHWHCELAALDIAEGSQAMARKRLKQALSTDEKCVRANWMLAEIEFDHANYKQCIRLLQRIPRQDTGFTPIILEPLGNAFRMLDDESGLVRLLHQEVERAPYTTTVISLAQLIERREGVEAAASFASEQLHRHPSLRGVDYLLDLYLLDADERETERFNLLKRHTQQLIQARPRHRCHRCGFEASMLLWQCPKCRHWGTVKPITGLEGE
- a CDS encoding lipopolysaccharide assembly protein LapA domain-containing protein, translating into MRWLKGLVLAVILLIVLLVGILFAVHNQQAVPLDLIWVELPAASLSMWLLFSLAVGVVLGMVAMTGMYLRLRTLLTRAQRRNQQQRKELDQLRIQEIKEVA
- a CDS encoding integration host factor subunit beta — protein: MTKSELIEQIAMRQPELSLKDVEAAVRIILDDVTDALAHGGRVEIRGFGSFSLHYREPRLGRNPKTGEPVDLDGKFVPHFKPGKELREQVDASRALGY
- a CDS encoding FUSC family protein; this encodes MKWFSHNPYFTYLHRQRLHILRVTVALTLCFSIIELFSLPHSSWALVSTVMVMGNLPHVGGVIDKGWQRLVGTLLGGLWGLILILVAEPLPGVVPFWSIVGIALALNATFSNRYGYSSLLFCVTLLMVIGDGNHDLGIGLWRVFNVVLGTLISIVVSMVLLPQKATDVFRFLLADNLDKLARLYHGHTKAEREGVNEGLALVRATSAQLVKQRGLVDAVAQEGRINRADIEEILSFERRMISTIELLQETHWNTREGHEFIEGLDGLRDAQHRLARALGTLAFQVRTGQSIELTVTPFDLQRYADVRNVESRKGRALFSPAGYLWLNRELARLTEALGERLALLERLPSQRLQRRLPGHGLISDARRLFLPEDPTPGDTAAPTRRENSAGEQHSSVGRAPAGDDSISDDSSRDEPDHHDRRQPDSTGDETARKDT